In Salvelinus namaycush isolate Seneca chromosome 16, SaNama_1.0, whole genome shotgun sequence, the sequence AGGGGTAATACTAACTCACTGTTTCTGTTGCACTATTTTTGTTTATGTATGGAAACATAGCATTTTTCTTTAGTAATAGTACAGACACAGTGGATGGATTCAAAAGGTGCAGTTGTGATGGTAATGGGGACATAGTTGGAATAATATTTTTTTGTGTGGAGCATCTAAAGAGTAGAGCTACACCACTGACTGACAGACAACTTTAAATCATGAGTGACAACCTCTTCAAGTAAGGAGTCCAATAAAAAATGAGACAATACCTTAAACTAAAGAGGCTCTTCAAAGTATTTGACTACTATTTCCGTGATGGGTCAGCGACTGAGTGAGGAGAGTGACTCAGACCAGGAAATTGATGTTGCAGAGCTGCAGGAGTGGTATAAGAAGTTTGTGGTGGAGTGCCCAAGTGGAACACTCTATATGCACGAGTTCAAGAGCTTCTTCGGCGTTACTAACAACAAGGAGGCAGCGGATTATATTGAGAATATGTTCCGCGCCTTCGACAAGAACGGAGTGAGTAGCATACAGATTACAGTAATCTGATGGGGGGCCTTTGAGGGCCACAGTGTCCACATGTGGTCCTTCAAGTGATAACTGTTGAACACCTTTTCTCTTCATTTCAGTATTTATTGATGAGTATCATTTCAATCTGTtatgatttcccccccccccccccccctttgcagGACAACACAATTGATTTTCTAGAGTATGTTGCAGCCCTTAACCTGGTCTTGAGGGGCAAGTTGGAACATAAACTGAAGTGGACTTTTAAAATGTACGACAAAGATGGAAGTGGCTGCATTGACAAGATAGAGCTGCTGGAGATTGTAGAGGTAACAACCAACATTTTCCAGTCGTTGAAAGATTAGTGTATGATTAAATAAAATATAGTATTTCTatagacatgtacagtatacataTGGGATATAATTCCAAAATGTTATCTTCTCTCAGTCCATCTACCGACTAAAGAAAGCCTGTCATGGAGAACTGGATTCAGAGTGTAACCTCCTGACCCCAGATCAAGTGGTTGACAGAATATTCGAACTGGTGGATGAAAACGGAGATGGTGAGGATGTTTTCTTTACCCCCTTACTGTTCTCTGACAGTTTGATCTGTGCTTTTAATAATTTAATGATTTAACGGGTTCTCACTGTGATTTCCATGTCGTTATGACTGTgtgtaacacacacagacatatacagtatatgccatttagcaggctcttctatccaaagcgacttagtcattaATGGGTGTAACACATTCCAGAGTATTTTGAAAATTGGACCATGGGTGAGTAATGTTTTTCCTTCggtgtatgtgttttggtttcaCTAGTTAATGGGTAATGCTAACTATCTCTCCTCCGTCAGGGGAGCTGTCTTTGGATGAGTTCATTGACGGGGCCAGGAAAGACAAGTGGGTGATGAAGATGCTGCAAATGGATGTCAACCCTGGGGACTGGATCAATGAACGGCGACGTAAGAGCTCTGGAGTGAGCTCTGAAGCTGGACCTCTGCAATAAGTTTCTGGACTACTTTCAATCAAAAGTTGAATCCATCTACCAGCAGCTTCAGCTATCCTGTGCCGGCAGACACTACCACCATGCCCACGTGGACTCTTGTCCAGAGGGGGAAATCACTGCTCTAAtaactctccttctctccccataAACAGCAAATAACACACCATTTTCTTTTGAAATCCCTAATGTGTACATATCAATGTGTTTCTGTTTGCCCTGATGGTTGTGTGTGTTCCACTACTCATGATTGCATTTTGTATGTGCAGGCTACAGTGAAAGGGACCAGTTTTCTCCATCTCATTATGATTGAAAGACATCATGCAGAGGCAGATCGTAGAGtttattttgcaattatgttttgCTGGTAAACAAAGCATCCATCCGATTTTGGGGCTTATACTTGATGAGGTTTCAATAGAGCTGACAATATAGTACACCGGTAGCAGTCTTATTACATTTCTGGCACCATTTTTAAATCTTTAGAACTTTAGGGCACCGCCTCTCTTTTTGTGTGTGTTGAACTTGAAATCCATATTCATTGAACAGTAAATGTGTATGAAGTTGCATAATAAACACCTAGCCCAATATTGGACTAAAAGAAGTGTAACGTTACTCcttagtccaaggaccttacatgttctgtttaaagggcgaattggctctggaagccaaaacagccaaatacacCATCTAAaagtgaatcgattctcaattgcggtaCGGTTCTAAAAAAATAaccctctactttcatatcacattaaacaaatgcaaaatacacatgcacttactgtaaactgttttaaaacagttacagccAACAATAtttcagtgacaacacgtttgTGGGCTCCCCACACAGGTATTCGGAGATGCAGACAGCTAATTGGCACAGGTAGTCCACACTGTCTTCTATcggttttccataaacaagcgctgtaacatggaaatatggctgtgtggaaaccctaaccctataattaaaggtgtgtatcaatttaacgtttaaattattatttttcgcTAATATGAAAGATAtggtccttatgcttccaaaacccaTACCACAAGTGAtgcgtgttaatgttcagaccgagTGTTGCGGCTATTAACAAAACTTCCCCATACAGAAGACGCCTTCATCCAACGACTTATGTGTATGcctaatgtaatgtaactgagTGATCAAGGgctaattataaactgggtggttcgagctttgaatgctgattggctgacagctgtggtatatcataCCGTAAACCATtgttatgacaaaacatttattttgacttctctaattacattggtaaccagtttataatagcaataaggtaacCTTCGGGGGTTTGCGGTGTTTGGCAAATATACCACAGctagggctgtatccaggcactctgcattgcgcataagaacagcccttagccatggtatcatataccacacccctcggGCCTTACTGATTAAATAAACACCCATGTTGACCTATTGTATGGAATGTAAGCCTATTATATAGCCCTGGCCCCTGACTAAATGCACTATCCAATTAATGCCTATTTCAAagcaactggaaactcggaaaaatacgaggtcaaatcatgacgtcagtgatcatcaggtcggaaagtcggagttctagaaagaggcccgaattCCCAGttgatttttcccagtcggagctcgtttttttcccgagttcccagttctTTTGAACGCGGTATCAGCGTAGCTCGTGGCTACATCATCACTATATCATAAAATAACCTGATAATATTGAAATCTTATGCCACGTTCAAGTACTAGTTGAATCTATGAAACTCAGAAATGTCCGACTTTTTATGACAGTATTCACTTTCAGCATTGATGGTGGAGGTACTGGAGCACGAGCATAATGGACCTCTAGCTCCTCCTACCTTTGATATGAAATGATTGGATAGGTTTAAGCAGTTTCGCCTTGGATATGCTGGGACGAATTCCCATCTGTGACACAAAGAGGAAGTCGATTGCTAGCTGATAATGTCCGCATTTTGGTTAAATTGAAAGAGAAACTGAACGACTTTGACGCTAGCTCAGTAAGTTGCTAAATTAAGAAAAATACATCAAAGCTAGCCTTATGCAATAGTCAGCCAAATGTGCTTGTTGTAGTGCTAGCTAATACTGCAGGTTCAAATAATCAAATGCACTTTCATTTAGCTTGCATTTTAACAACAATTGCCTATCCCTCCCTCTACTTGGTTGATTACAGTTTACCTGTCGTATAATGTCAACTGTATCTGAAGAGCCAGTGAGCTCTATTGACAAATATAAGGTAAGTGGCCATCATAAAAACACCAAAATTAGCCAGAATAGATTTCGAGCCTACGCCTTCTTACAGCGGCACTGGGTCTGACCGGCTTCTTGTTTAGATTGAAACCACAGAGCCAGCGCGAGAAATGGCTCGGAAAATGTACCTCAATCCAGGAATGAGAAATGCATTGTACTCTGAATTGGCCTATTATCCCAAATGTTACACCAAGAAGATTGAACGACTTCTAGTGTTTTAGAAGTCGTTCAATCTTATTTATGTAGCAGTTGGGACAATTCGGAGTACAACACATTTGTCATCCCTGGAGTGAGGTACGTGTTCCTATCGTGCTGGCTCCGCGTTATCTTCTAAACAGGAAGCCTGTCTAACCCCAGCTGTAAGCAAGCGTATGGTCGGAATCTGTCTAGAAACCACCATATTTAGCTAGTAGGTAATGCCGGCATACCGTTGAATGGCATTTAAACAATGCCCATATTATGTTGTTACAGTCCTACTTAGCAAGCTAACTACTTATCTGGAGCTAAGGTAAAGGACAGAGGTTAGAAAGTCTTTGGTATAACTAGCTATGTACTTGATGTCTCGTCATATGGTGTAATGCTGCCCTCTCATGGCCAGAATGCAGAAGGCGGCTGGAGCCTGCGTCATGTGAAGGGGGACCTGTTCTCCTGTCGTGAAGATGAGGTCCTGGCCCATTGTATCAGCGAGGACTGTCGCATGGGGGCTGGCATCGCTGTCAAATTCAAGAAACAATTTAGTGGAGTAGATGAGCTGAAGAAACAGAGTGAGTCCTGTGTATTCATGTTTGTTATTATGCACTCTGCATTCTATGGAAGTCTGTTGTGATGTGCCATTTTCACTTCAAAGTTCGCACTACAGATAGAAGGCATAGTTTATATCATAAGCCAATGTCATTGATCAAGATCACTGTCTACTGGTTTTTACTTCAGAGAAGGTGCCAGGGCAATGTGCTGTACTGAAAAGAAACAAGCGTTTTGTGTACTACCTGGTAAGATGCTTAGCGCTATATAACAACCAACTAAAACATATAAAGCCTTTTATTTTGTGATCTTTTGTGGTGTCTCTGTCTTAcagattacaaaaaaaaaatacagccACAAACCTACCTATGACAACCTACGGCAGAGCCTCGAGGACATGAAGTCTCATTGCTTACAAAATGGAGTAACTGGAATATCAATGCCTCGGTTTGTATAAATACATTCTACACAAAAAAATCACCATTATGTTGACATTTAATTAATTTGCATATTGTTGGTATGCTGACTCAACTTCCAATTTACCTATCCTTCTATTATACAGCATCGGCTGTGGCCTTGATCGACTGAGTTGGGATAAAGTGGAGGAGATGCTTGAGCAGGTATTCCAGCCCACAGATATAAGTATCACTGTGTATACTCTCCCTGTAAAACCCACAGGGAAACCAAGTTTCCATTGATGTTCTGTACACCAAAGTAAATCATGTTTCAGGGACATTTGTTATGGTTATATTCTCTATCACCTTTTGTCATAGGCTCCAAGCCTGTGTTTTTCAACTCTTATGACAATGGATTGTGTTTGAAATCAAACTCGGACCATATCGTGCTGATTGACACAGCGTGTATATTTCATTGCCAAGTTTACTCAGCATACGGATATGCACCTGTGCAAAGTTTGCTGAAATGTTTACTTTCAAAAGTTAATATATTAAATCACAAAATATAGCACATTACTTTAAGAATCATATCCTTTACCGTCTAATCTTTATTTTACCCCTGTGTTTGATGGTT encodes:
- the LOC120060701 gene encoding ADP-ribose glycohydrolase OARD1-like isoform X1 — encoded protein: MSTVSEEPVSSIDKYKNAEGGWSLRHVKGDLFSCREDEVLAHCISEDCRMGAGIAVKFKKQFSGVDELKKQKKVPGQCAVLKRNKRFVYYLITKKKYSHKPTYDNLRQSLEDMKSHCLQNGVTGISMPRIGCGLDRLSWDKVEEMLEQVFQPTDISITVYTLPVKPTGKPSFH
- the LOC120060700 gene encoding guanylyl cyclase-activating protein 2-like encodes the protein MGQRLSEESDSDQEIDVAELQEWYKKFVVECPSGTLYMHEFKSFFGVTNNKEAADYIENMFRAFDKNGDNTIDFLEYVAALNLVLRGKLEHKLKWTFKMYDKDGSGCIDKIELLEIVESIYRLKKACHGELDSECNLLTPDQVVDRIFELVDENGDGELSLDEFIDGARKDKWVMKMLQMDVNPGDWINERRRKSSGVSSEAGPLQ
- the LOC120060701 gene encoding ADP-ribose glycohydrolase OARD1-like isoform X2, with product MGAGIAVKFKKQFSGVDELKKQKKVPGQCAVLKRNKRFVYYLITKKKYSHKPTYDNLRQSLEDMKSHCLQNGVTGISMPRIGCGLDRLSWDKVEEMLEQVFQPTDISITVYTLPVKPTGKPSFH